A window from Cryobacterium sp. PAMC25264 encodes these proteins:
- a CDS encoding aromatic ring-opening dioxygenase LigA yields MSTATVPATALSATKTKVVKLIGWAGILGAIVMIVGGGVVWGVVSSQLAAENITVSEDAEFLAGAPVVGPFSAYAQATIINHHALKMADNKTYAELEQDDPLRATVMNASFLRTSLFTSVVSFGVSAFAMGMGVLSGLFGWAILTLAPAWPQKTTATGVRA; encoded by the coding sequence GTGTCAACAGCAACAGTTCCGGCCACGGCCCTGAGCGCCACCAAGACCAAGGTCGTCAAGCTCATTGGTTGGGCCGGAATTCTCGGTGCAATCGTCATGATCGTCGGCGGCGGCGTCGTCTGGGGCGTCGTGAGCTCGCAGCTCGCCGCCGAGAACATCACCGTCTCCGAGGACGCCGAGTTCCTCGCCGGCGCACCCGTGGTCGGCCCGTTCTCCGCTTACGCGCAGGCGACCATCATCAACCACCACGCCCTCAAGATGGCCGACAACAAGACGTACGCCGAGCTCGAGCAGGATGACCCGCTGCGCGCGACGGTCATGAACGCCTCGTTCCTGCGGACCTCGCTGTTCACCTCGGTCGTCTCGTTCGGCGTCTCGGCCTTCGCCATGGGCATGGGCGTCCTGTCCGGCCTCTTCGGCTGGGCCATCCTGACCCTCGCTCCGGCCTGGCCCCAGAAGACCACGGCCACGGGCGTTCGCGCGTAG
- a CDS encoding transglycosylase domain-containing protein, producing MVSNGTDGTNGTGVTPPRTVGGVFGGVVGLVATSAIAGLLVTVGLTPVVALTGMTATDTIGVFETLPDYLDIEPLAQRSNIYATAFDGSPVLLATLYDQNRVEVGWDDIGQNVKDAAVAGEDPRFYEHGGVDLQGTVRGAVTTTLHGNVQGGSSITQQYVKNVLVQKCEMLPTDDEIQSCYDEATVTSVARKLKEMRLAIGVEKKYAKNDVLRQYLNIAGFGGRVYGIEAAADYYYSSTAATLTLSQAASLVAIVNNPDKFRLDKPESETNGAANGYSDNRQRRDYILGAMLTYQKITQAAYDEAVAAPIEPTIHEPSTGCQTALANAYFCDYVIYVLANDPVFGDDADARITNIRRGGFDVYTTLDLDLQNAAVATLNANVPKSVAGWDVGSVISSVQVGTGRVLAMAQNKDYSQDPEVLATGDNWTSVNYNTDFNAGGSSGFQPGSTYKVFTLAEWLNTGHSLSERVDSAPKSRWGTFTDSCLGPQNYDAEGWSPKNDADESGGNYSALESTIGSINTGFIGMAKRLDLCGIRKMAEAFGVHRADVDPLSQSAASVIGTNEIAPLTMAVAFAGIANQGVTCSPLVIDRMVGSDGAEVPIPSPTCTASVTPGTATQMISALSRVMTEGTAVQSNSATSPRVPMFGKTGTTDNAKNTWMSGASSKVATVVGVVTVTGEANQRAIRFASGPAATARHRMWPDVMSVANAKYGGDPFAGVPVEPEPTDTENNDSTGPVDPGPVTPDPPAPPAPPAPPAPEPPAPEPPAPEPPAPEPPAPEPPAPDAPAPSG from the coding sequence ATGGTGTCGAATGGGACGGACGGAACCAACGGAACCGGGGTCACCCCGCCGCGAACGGTCGGGGGAGTGTTCGGCGGAGTCGTGGGGCTCGTCGCAACGAGTGCGATAGCCGGTCTGCTGGTCACGGTGGGCCTGACCCCGGTCGTGGCGTTGACCGGAATGACCGCGACCGACACCATCGGCGTCTTCGAGACCCTGCCCGACTACCTGGACATCGAACCGCTCGCCCAGCGCAGCAACATCTACGCCACCGCCTTCGACGGCAGCCCCGTGCTGCTGGCCACGCTCTACGACCAGAACCGGGTCGAGGTGGGCTGGGACGACATCGGCCAGAACGTCAAGGACGCTGCGGTCGCCGGAGAGGATCCCCGGTTCTACGAACACGGCGGTGTCGACCTGCAGGGCACCGTGCGCGGCGCGGTCACGACGACACTGCACGGCAACGTCCAGGGCGGCTCGTCGATCACGCAGCAGTACGTCAAGAACGTGCTCGTGCAGAAGTGCGAGATGCTGCCCACCGACGACGAGATCCAGAGCTGCTACGACGAGGCCACGGTCACGTCGGTGGCGCGCAAGCTCAAGGAGATGCGGCTGGCCATCGGGGTGGAGAAGAAATACGCGAAGAACGACGTCCTGCGGCAGTATCTGAACATCGCGGGCTTCGGCGGCCGGGTCTACGGCATCGAGGCGGCGGCCGACTACTACTACAGCAGCACGGCGGCCACCCTCACCCTCTCCCAGGCGGCCAGCCTCGTGGCCATCGTGAACAACCCGGACAAGTTCCGCCTGGACAAGCCGGAGAGCGAGACCAACGGGGCCGCCAACGGCTACAGCGACAACCGGCAACGGCGTGACTACATCCTCGGCGCGATGCTCACGTACCAGAAGATCACCCAGGCCGCCTACGACGAGGCCGTCGCGGCGCCCATCGAGCCCACGATCCACGAGCCAAGCACCGGCTGCCAGACCGCACTGGCCAACGCCTACTTCTGCGACTACGTCATCTATGTGCTGGCGAACGACCCCGTCTTCGGTGACGACGCGGATGCCCGCATCACCAACATCCGTCGCGGCGGCTTCGACGTCTACACGACCCTCGACCTCGACCTTCAGAATGCGGCGGTCGCGACCCTGAACGCGAATGTGCCCAAGTCGGTGGCGGGCTGGGACGTGGGCAGCGTCATCTCGAGCGTGCAGGTGGGCACGGGCCGGGTGCTCGCGATGGCGCAGAACAAGGACTACAGCCAGGACCCCGAGGTGCTGGCCACTGGCGACAACTGGACCAGCGTGAACTACAACACCGATTTCAACGCCGGCGGCTCCAGCGGGTTCCAACCCGGATCGACCTACAAGGTCTTCACCCTCGCCGAGTGGCTGAACACGGGCCACTCGCTGAGCGAACGGGTCGACTCCGCGCCCAAGTCGCGCTGGGGCACCTTCACCGACAGTTGCCTGGGCCCGCAGAACTACGACGCGGAGGGCTGGAGCCCCAAGAACGACGCCGACGAGTCCGGTGGTAACTACAGCGCGCTCGAGTCCACCATCGGATCGATCAACACGGGCTTCATCGGCATGGCCAAACGCCTCGACCTGTGCGGCATCCGCAAGATGGCCGAGGCTTTCGGGGTGCACCGCGCCGACGTCGACCCGCTGAGCCAGAGCGCCGCATCGGTGATCGGCACCAACGAGATCGCGCCGCTGACCATGGCCGTGGCTTTCGCGGGCATCGCCAACCAGGGGGTCACCTGCAGCCCGCTCGTGATCGACCGGATGGTCGGCTCTGACGGCGCCGAGGTCCCCATCCCGTCACCGACGTGCACGGCGTCGGTGACCCCGGGCACGGCGACGCAGATGATCTCAGCCCTGAGCCGGGTGATGACCGAGGGAACGGCGGTGCAATCGAACTCGGCCACCTCGCCGCGGGTGCCGATGTTCGGCAAGACGGGAACGACCGACAACGCGAAGAACACCTGGATGAGCGGTGCGAGCAGCAAGGTGGCTACCGTGGTGGGCGTCGTCACCGTGACGGGCGAGGCCAACCAGCGGGCGATCCGGTTCGCCAGCGGGCCCGCCGCCACGGCGCGGCACCGGATGTGGCCGGACGTGATGTCGGTCGCGAACGCGAAGTACGGTGGTGACCCGTTCGCCGGGGTGCCCGTCGAGCCGGAGCCGACGGACACCGAAAACAACGACAGCACCGGTCCCGTGGATCCCGGCCCTGTCACACCCGATCCGCCGGCGCCGCCCGCTCCTCCCGCGCCGCCGGCCCCCGAGCCACCGGCGCCGGAGCCGCCCGCTCCCGAGCCGCCCGCGCCCGAACCCCCGGCACCCGAACCGCCGGCCCCGGACGCCCCGGCCCCATCCGGCTGA
- the pflB gene encoding formate C-acetyltransferase — MTVTDGIRSDQRGLAEAGPAEFVSGPWQDSINLRDFIQRNYTPYTGDASFLEGPTERTTGIWAKLSAMFPVEREKGVYDIDATTPSSITAHKPGYIDKDNEVIVGLQTDAPLKRAIMPFGGWRMVATSLETYGYPVSPELEKIFTDYRKTHNTAVFDVYPPGVRRARSSHLITGLPDAYGRGRIIGDYRRVALYGIDALVAGKKNDRAELDMEPSTEDIIRAREENSEQIRALKELAQMAASYGSDITKPATTAKEAVQWLYFAYLGAVKEQNGAAMSFGRNAAFLDAYIERDLAAGTLTESGAQELIDDLVIKLRIVRFLRTPEYDEIFAGDPTWVTESLAGIGEDGRPLVTKTAFRFLQTLYNVGPAPEPNLTVLWSDKLPEGFKRFCAQVSIDTSAIQYESDELIRNEMGDDAAIACCVSPMRVGKQMQFFGARVNAVKALLYSINGGKDEVSGKQIAPATAPNTDEILDYDTVFPAYLETLEWLAETYVTALNCIHYMHDKYAYERLEMALHDKEIIRTLACGIAGLSVVADSLSAIKYATVRPVRDETGLVVDYTVEGEFPTFGNDDDKVDAIAVDVMERFMTMIRKHPTYRDAIHTQSILTITSNVVYGKATGNTPDGRRKGEPFAPGANPMNGRDTHGMLASALSVAKLPYSEAQDGISLTNTVVPSGLGHTKDEQITSLVGLLDAFTSATGYHLNVNVLNKETLEDAMLHPENYPQLTIRVSGYAVNFVRLTREQQMDVISRTFHSH, encoded by the coding sequence ATGACCGTTACAGATGGCATCAGAAGCGACCAGCGCGGTCTCGCAGAAGCAGGCCCGGCTGAATTCGTCAGCGGCCCGTGGCAGGACTCGATCAACCTGCGCGACTTCATCCAGCGCAACTACACGCCGTACACCGGCGACGCAAGCTTCCTCGAAGGCCCCACCGAGCGCACCACAGGCATTTGGGCCAAGCTGTCCGCGATGTTCCCCGTCGAGCGTGAGAAGGGCGTCTATGACATCGACGCCACGACGCCCTCGTCCATCACCGCGCACAAGCCCGGTTACATCGACAAGGACAACGAGGTCATCGTCGGCCTCCAGACCGACGCGCCGCTCAAGCGCGCGATCATGCCCTTCGGCGGATGGCGCATGGTCGCCACCTCGCTCGAGACCTACGGCTACCCCGTGTCGCCCGAGCTCGAGAAGATCTTCACCGACTACCGCAAGACCCACAACACCGCGGTCTTCGACGTCTACCCTCCCGGTGTGCGTCGTGCGCGCAGCAGCCACCTGATCACGGGTCTTCCGGATGCCTACGGCCGCGGCCGCATCATCGGTGACTACCGTCGCGTGGCCCTGTACGGCATCGACGCCCTGGTCGCCGGCAAGAAGAACGACCGCGCCGAACTGGACATGGAGCCCTCGACCGAGGACATCATCCGTGCCCGCGAGGAGAACTCGGAGCAGATCCGGGCCCTCAAGGAACTCGCCCAGATGGCAGCCAGCTACGGCTCGGACATCACCAAGCCCGCCACCACCGCGAAGGAAGCCGTTCAGTGGCTGTACTTCGCCTACCTCGGTGCGGTCAAGGAGCAGAACGGTGCGGCAATGTCGTTCGGCCGCAACGCGGCCTTCCTCGACGCCTACATCGAGCGCGACCTCGCTGCCGGAACCCTGACCGAGTCCGGTGCCCAGGAACTCATCGACGACCTCGTCATCAAGCTGCGCATCGTGCGGTTCCTCCGCACCCCGGAGTACGACGAGATCTTCGCCGGAGACCCCACCTGGGTTACCGAGTCGCTCGCCGGCATCGGTGAAGACGGCCGCCCGCTCGTGACCAAGACGGCGTTCCGCTTCCTGCAGACCCTCTACAACGTGGGCCCCGCACCCGAGCCGAACCTGACCGTGCTGTGGAGCGACAAGCTGCCCGAGGGCTTCAAGCGCTTCTGCGCCCAGGTCTCGATCGACACGTCGGCCATCCAGTACGAGTCCGACGAACTCATCCGCAACGAGATGGGTGACGACGCTGCGATCGCATGCTGCGTCTCCCCGATGCGCGTCGGCAAGCAGATGCAGTTCTTCGGAGCCCGCGTCAACGCCGTCAAGGCGCTGCTGTACTCGATCAACGGCGGCAAGGACGAGGTGTCCGGCAAGCAGATCGCCCCGGCCACCGCGCCGAACACCGACGAGATCCTCGACTACGACACCGTCTTCCCGGCCTACCTCGAGACCCTCGAGTGGCTCGCCGAGACCTACGTCACCGCGCTGAACTGCATCCACTACATGCACGACAAGTACGCGTACGAACGCCTCGAGATGGCACTGCACGACAAGGAAATCATCCGCACCCTGGCCTGCGGCATCGCCGGCCTGAGCGTGGTCGCCGACTCGCTGTCCGCCATCAAGTACGCCACGGTCCGTCCGGTCCGCGACGAGACCGGCCTGGTTGTCGACTACACCGTCGAGGGCGAATTCCCCACCTTCGGCAACGACGACGACAAGGTCGACGCCATTGCGGTCGACGTCATGGAACGCTTCATGACGATGATCCGCAAGCACCCGACCTACCGCGACGCGATCCACACCCAGTCGATCCTGACGATCACGTCCAACGTGGTCTACGGCAAGGCCACCGGCAACACGCCCGATGGTCGCCGCAAGGGTGAGCCGTTCGCACCGGGTGCCAACCCGATGAACGGCCGCGACACGCACGGTATGCTCGCGTCGGCACTCAGTGTCGCCAAGCTTCCGTACAGTGAAGCCCAGGACGGCATCTCGCTGACCAACACTGTCGTTCCGAGTGGCCTCGGCCACACCAAGGACGAGCAGATCACCAGCCTGGTCGGCCTGCTCGACGCGTTCACGTCGGCCACCGGTTACCACCTGAACGTCAACGTGCTCAACAAAGAGACCCTCGAAGACGCCATGCTGCACCCGGAGAACTACCCGCAGCTGACGATCCGTGTTTCCGGTTACGCCGTGAACTTCGTCCGCCTCACCCGCGAGCAGCAGATGGATGTCATCAGCCGCACGTTCCACTCGCACTAA
- the pflA gene encoding pyruvate formate-lyase-activating protein — MTAINLGFPSVACPVVELSGEHVDLSAPVSDDVSALNDADRKAELHTLEMKAIREGTVASVHSWELVTAVDGPGTRMTLFLSGCLLRCQYCHNPDTWKMRDGLVTPIDELVARMTRYLGVFKATNGGLTISGGEPLMQPAFVKRMFKEAHALGVHTTLDTSGYLGKSASDELLDNVDLVLLDVKSGLPDTYKTVTGRELAPTIAFGDRLAERGIPVWVRFVLVPGLTDAVDNVEAVVDIVKSWPNVERVEVLPFHQMGEDKWDRLSIPYPLHGVHPPENELLNRVRGQFEARGLTVF, encoded by the coding sequence ATGACCGCGATCAACCTCGGCTTCCCTAGCGTTGCCTGTCCTGTTGTAGAACTTTCCGGAGAGCACGTCGACCTGTCGGCGCCCGTCTCCGACGACGTCAGCGCCCTCAACGACGCCGACCGCAAGGCCGAACTGCATACCCTCGAGATGAAGGCCATCCGGGAAGGCACCGTCGCCAGTGTGCACTCCTGGGAGCTGGTGACCGCCGTCGACGGCCCCGGAACCCGCATGACCCTGTTTCTCTCCGGCTGCCTGCTGCGCTGCCAGTACTGCCACAATCCGGACACCTGGAAGATGCGCGACGGGCTGGTCACGCCCATCGACGAACTCGTCGCCAGGATGACCCGGTACCTCGGCGTTTTCAAGGCCACCAACGGCGGCCTCACCATCTCGGGCGGCGAACCGCTCATGCAGCCCGCCTTCGTGAAGCGGATGTTCAAGGAGGCGCACGCCCTGGGCGTGCACACCACCCTGGACACCTCCGGCTACCTCGGCAAGAGCGCCTCGGACGAACTCCTCGACAACGTCGACCTGGTTCTGCTCGACGTGAAGTCGGGCCTGCCCGACACCTACAAGACCGTCACCGGCCGCGAACTCGCGCCCACCATCGCCTTCGGCGACCGGCTCGCCGAGCGGGGCATCCCGGTCTGGGTGCGCTTCGTCCTGGTGCCCGGACTCACCGACGCCGTCGACAACGTCGAAGCCGTCGTGGACATCGTGAAGTCCTGGCCCAACGTGGAGCGTGTGGAGGTGCTGCCCTTCCACCAGATGGGCGAGGACAAGTGGGACCGACTGAGCATCCCGTACCCCCTGCACGGCGTGCACCCGCCGGAGAACGAGCTGCTGAACCGCGTGCGCGGCCAGTTCGAAGCCCGGGGACTGACCGTCTTCTAG
- a CDS encoding glycoside hydrolase family 5 protein: protein MSEILHSRARTGLVALVLGAVLLTGTAAASVSPATASAAAASPAAAAARVTDAVSTAVTATAATPTTPGWLHTSGGTILTASGAPYVIKGVSWFGMETSNCAPHGLWTISLASGLAQIKAMGFTTLRLPFSNECLAAPATSSINYAVNPDLVDTTPQELLDIVVSKAAAAGLTVILDRHRPDSGAQSELWYTAQYSEARWIADWQALAARYRNDPTVIGVDLHNEPHGPACWGCGNPETDWQAAATRGGNAVLSVNPNLLILVEGIENQASGTSTWWGGGLSGVAAKPVTLTVPNRVVYSPHDYPASVYAQKWFSASTYPANLTSVWDANWGYISKNGIAPVLVGEFGSKLETTSDTQWMSALVGYLAANKTSFAYWSFNPNSGDTGGIVADDWVTPQATKLAALAPLVTSGATTPIPAPAPTPTASATPIPTPKPAVTPKPTVTPTATPKPTVTPKPTATPKPTVTPKPSATPTATPTTAPTAAAGATVAWQLQNAWSVGYVTELLVTGTTGVTGWTATWPDTKATSIVNAWGMTCTLTAKTSITCTGSDWAAVVPAGQTARVGVQVAASAAPVSPVLTVTTR, encoded by the coding sequence ATGAGCGAGATCCTTCACTCACGCGCGCGAACCGGTCTGGTCGCGCTGGTTCTCGGTGCCGTCCTGCTGACCGGTACGGCGGCCGCATCCGTTTCACCCGCCACGGCTTCTGCAGCAGCAGCCTCACCGGCAGCGGCAGCGGCGCGAGTCACCGATGCGGTCTCCACAGCGGTCACGGCCACGGCGGCGACTCCCACGACGCCCGGTTGGCTGCACACGTCCGGTGGCACCATCCTGACCGCCTCCGGCGCTCCCTACGTGATCAAGGGCGTGTCCTGGTTCGGCATGGAGACGTCGAACTGCGCCCCGCACGGCCTCTGGACCATTTCGCTCGCGTCCGGACTGGCGCAGATCAAAGCGATGGGATTCACGACCCTGCGGCTGCCGTTCTCGAATGAGTGCCTTGCGGCACCCGCCACGAGCTCGATCAACTACGCGGTCAATCCCGACCTGGTGGACACGACGCCGCAGGAGCTGCTCGACATCGTCGTGAGCAAGGCCGCGGCCGCCGGACTCACCGTCATCCTCGACCGGCACCGGCCCGATTCCGGCGCCCAGTCGGAGCTCTGGTACACCGCGCAGTACAGCGAGGCACGCTGGATCGCCGACTGGCAGGCGCTGGCCGCCCGGTACCGGAACGACCCGACCGTGATCGGCGTCGACCTGCACAACGAGCCGCACGGACCTGCCTGCTGGGGCTGCGGCAACCCCGAGACCGACTGGCAGGCCGCGGCGACTCGCGGCGGCAACGCCGTGCTGTCCGTGAACCCCAACCTGCTGATCCTGGTCGAAGGAATCGAGAACCAGGCATCCGGCACCTCCACCTGGTGGGGCGGTGGCCTGAGCGGCGTCGCTGCGAAACCCGTCACCCTCACGGTGCCGAACCGCGTGGTGTACTCGCCCCACGACTACCCAGCATCCGTCTACGCTCAGAAGTGGTTCAGTGCCAGCACCTACCCGGCCAACCTCACCTCGGTCTGGGACGCGAACTGGGGCTACATCAGCAAGAACGGCATCGCTCCCGTGCTCGTGGGGGAGTTCGGCAGCAAGCTGGAGACCACCTCAGACACACAGTGGATGAGCGCGCTCGTGGGCTATCTGGCCGCGAACAAGACGAGTTTCGCCTACTGGTCGTTCAATCCCAACAGCGGCGACACCGGCGGGATCGTCGCCGACGACTGGGTCACCCCGCAGGCCACCAAGCTCGCCGCCCTCGCGCCGCTCGTGACGAGTGGCGCCACCACGCCGATCCCGGCACCGGCGCCCACCCCGACCGCCAGCGCCACGCCCATCCCGACGCCGAAGCCCGCCGTCACACCGAAGCCCACCGTCACGCCGACGGCGACGCCGAAGCCCACCGTCACCCCGAAGCCCACAGCGACGCCGAAGCCCACCGTCACCCCAAAGCCCTCAGCTACCCCGACGGCGACACCCACGACCGCGCCGACCGCCGCTGCCGGAGCCACCGTGGCGTGGCAACTGCAGAATGCCTGGAGCGTCGGCTACGTCACCGAGCTCCTCGTCACCGGCACCACCGGGGTGACGGGCTGGACGGCGACCTGGCCCGACACCAAAGCCACCAGCATCGTCAACGCCTGGGGGATGACCTGCACGCTCACGGCCAAGACCTCGATAACCTGCACCGGCTCCGACTGGGCAGCAGTGGTCCCTGCGGGGCAGACGGCACGCGTCGGGGTGCAAGTGGCCGCCAGCGCCGCTCCGGTCTCACCCGTGCTCACGGTGACGACCCGATAG
- a CDS encoding DNA polymerase III subunit alpha, translating to MPEASVIGITGDPLTELWARARSGIDQRYADAGRPALGSAHDRLAHEMATVESLGFASYFLTVAKVADIVRGMGIRIQARGSGVGSVLNYALHTSSVEPIGNGLLWERFLSPERQTLPDIDLDVESSRRHDIYRTIFQTFGGARVSLMSMTNAYRGRGAVRDAGLALGMPDTQVATIAKQMWRFNARDFRAALAEKPELEELAAEVRESAQLDLLVDLTARLDRLPRHISVHPCGVILSDASLLDRTPVQASGMGLPMSQFDKHDMDPMGLIKLDILGVRMQSAMAHAVEEHHRLTGEHIDLDRVPLDDPATFELIRSTRTLGIFQIESPGQMELVGKLQPEEFNDLTVEISLFRPGPMKNNMPLKYLQARHGEVAPDYIHPRFEAILRETKGVVIFHEQVMRLFHELTDCGLGYADVLRRHLGRPDQLPVIEAYVRERALARGFDTLTIDRVWTVLAGFGSFGFAKAHGAAFALPTYQSAWLKTHHPAPFLAGLLTHDPGMWPKDLLVAEARVLGVPVLGLDVQRSALDYRVESVGSGQGIRMPLPELSGSSEAERARIVRHQPFSSLQDFRDRVRPRRRTFEALARIGALDSFIDHDRTRRHELLAHIQSLRGTAITIADDQLAFEVPLPVLDYEGARFDAVTSLQLRGRTQSDLELLDTGLAVADHRMRKFYPLFAELGVTPASALATLPGGTDVLLAGVRRATNTPPMRGGRRVVFVSLDDGTGPVSNVVFFHDAQERIGAGVFQTELMLVRGRTRRSGARGVSVTGEGMWDLVTVARDKARERAQATKAARASALLDGQTDTAPASGDAAAAAGAERTRPARTAGIAPFDLWSTQTA from the coding sequence ATGCCAGAGGCGAGCGTCATCGGCATCACCGGCGACCCGCTCACCGAGCTGTGGGCGCGCGCCCGGAGCGGCATCGACCAGCGGTACGCCGATGCGGGCCGACCGGCCCTCGGCTCCGCCCACGACAGGCTCGCCCACGAGATGGCCACCGTCGAGAGTCTCGGTTTCGCCAGCTACTTCCTCACCGTCGCCAAGGTGGCCGACATCGTCCGAGGCATGGGCATCCGCATCCAGGCCCGCGGCTCCGGGGTGGGCTCGGTGCTCAACTACGCCCTGCACACCTCCTCGGTCGAGCCCATCGGCAACGGCCTGCTCTGGGAACGCTTCCTCTCCCCCGAACGCCAGACCCTGCCCGACATCGACCTCGATGTGGAATCGTCCCGCAGGCACGACATCTACCGCACGATCTTCCAGACCTTCGGCGGCGCCCGGGTGTCGCTCATGTCGATGACCAACGCCTACCGCGGTCGCGGAGCCGTGCGCGACGCCGGGCTGGCGCTCGGCATGCCCGACACCCAGGTGGCCACGATCGCCAAGCAGATGTGGCGCTTCAACGCCCGAGACTTCCGCGCGGCGCTGGCCGAGAAGCCCGAACTCGAGGAGCTGGCCGCCGAGGTGCGCGAGTCGGCCCAGCTCGACCTGCTCGTCGACCTCACCGCCCGGCTGGACCGGCTGCCCAGGCACATCTCGGTGCATCCGTGCGGGGTCATCCTCTCCGACGCCTCCCTGCTCGACCGCACCCCGGTGCAGGCGTCGGGCATGGGCCTGCCGATGTCGCAGTTTGACAAGCACGACATGGACCCGATGGGCCTGATCAAGCTCGACATCCTCGGGGTGCGCATGCAGTCGGCCATGGCGCACGCGGTCGAGGAGCATCACCGGCTCACCGGCGAGCACATCGACCTCGACCGGGTGCCGCTGGACGACCCGGCCACCTTCGAACTCATCCGCTCCACGCGCACCCTGGGAATCTTCCAGATCGAGTCGCCCGGCCAGATGGAGCTGGTGGGCAAGCTGCAACCCGAGGAGTTCAACGACCTCACCGTCGAGATCTCACTGTTCCGGCCCGGCCCGATGAAGAACAACATGCCGCTGAAATACCTGCAGGCCCGGCACGGCGAGGTCGCCCCCGACTACATCCATCCGCGCTTCGAGGCCATTCTCCGGGAGACCAAGGGCGTCGTCATCTTCCACGAGCAGGTGATGCGCCTCTTCCACGAGCTCACCGACTGCGGCCTCGGCTACGCCGATGTGCTGCGCCGTCATCTCGGCCGGCCCGACCAGTTGCCTGTCATCGAGGCCTATGTGCGCGAACGGGCCCTCGCGCGCGGATTCGACACCCTGACGATCGACCGGGTCTGGACCGTACTGGCCGGTTTCGGCAGCTTCGGCTTCGCCAAGGCCCACGGGGCAGCATTCGCGCTGCCCACCTACCAGTCGGCCTGGTTGAAGACCCACCATCCGGCTCCCTTCCTGGCCGGACTACTCACCCACGATCCAGGCATGTGGCCCAAAGACCTGCTGGTGGCGGAGGCCCGGGTGCTCGGCGTGCCGGTGCTCGGTCTCGACGTGCAACGCAGCGCCCTGGACTACCGGGTGGAATCCGTCGGCTCGGGCCAGGGCATCCGGATGCCGCTACCCGAGCTGTCTGGTTCGAGCGAAGCCGAACGCGCCCGCATCGTTCGGCACCAGCCGTTCAGCTCTCTGCAGGACTTCCGCGACCGGGTGCGTCCCCGCCGGCGCACCTTCGAGGCCCTGGCCCGGATCGGCGCGCTCGACAGCTTCATCGACCACGACCGCACCCGGCGGCACGAACTGCTCGCGCACATCCAGTCGCTGCGGGGTACGGCCATCACGATAGCCGACGACCAGCTCGCCTTCGAGGTGCCGCTGCCGGTTCTCGACTATGAGGGCGCGCGGTTCGACGCCGTCACCTCCCTCCAATTGCGCGGACGCACCCAGAGCGACCTCGAACTGCTCGACACCGGGCTGGCCGTGGCCGACCACCGGATGCGCAAGTTCTACCCCCTGTTCGCCGAGCTCGGGGTGACCCCCGCGTCGGCGCTGGCGACGCTGCCCGGAGGAACCGATGTGCTGCTCGCGGGCGTGCGCCGGGCCACCAACACCCCGCCCATGCGGGGCGGACGCCGGGTGGTCTTCGTGAGCCTGGACGACGGGACCGGACCGGTGTCCAACGTGGTGTTCTTCCATGACGCCCAGGAACGCATCGGCGCCGGGGTCTTCCAGACCGAGCTGATGCTGGTGCGCGGCCGCACCCGTCGGTCGGGAGCCCGCGGGGTCTCGGTGACCGGCGAGGGCATGTGGGATCTGGTCACGGTGGCCAGGGACAAGGCCAGGGAGCGCGCCCAGGCGACCAAGGCGGCCCGGGCGAGCGCCCTGCTGGACGGCCAGACCGACACCGCGCCGGCCAGCGGGGACGCTGCGGCTGCGGCCGGAGCGGAGCGGACCCGGCCGGCCCGAACGGCCGGGATCGCACCGTTCGACCTGTGGTCGACGCAGACCGCCTAG